Genomic segment of Petrotoga miotherma DSM 10691:
GTTATTGCTATAAGTAAAAAGAAGAACGTTGACGAAAATGATTTGAGAACGGTTAAGAAGATTTTGGAAAGTGTTGGAAAGGTATATTTGGTTGAAGAAGATATGATGGACGCGATAACAGCTTTAAGTGGGAGCGGACCGGCATATGTCTATATTATGATAGAGGCTTTATCCGACGGTGGTGTTCTAATGGGTTTACCTAGAGAGCTTTCCACTGAATTTGCCGCAAGAACTTTACTTGGCGCTGCAAGAATGGTTTTAGAAACACAGAAACACCCTGGAGAGTTAAAAGATATGGTTACTTCCCCAGGAGGTACATCAATAAAAGGAATAGAAGTTTTAGAATCTCATGGTTTACGAGGCATCCTTATGGACGCTGTAAAAGAAGCAACTATACGGTCAAAAGAACTGAATTCACAAAGAGGTGTTGATATTGATTGAAAGGTACTCTCTTTCTCCAATTAAAGACATTTGGACTTTAGATGACCAATACGAAAGATGGCTTGAAGTAGAAGTAGCTGTAACAGAAGCCTTTGAAGAACTGAACCTTGCTCCCAAAGGTACATCCCAAAATATTCAACAAAAAGCAAAATTAGACGTTCAAAAAATATTAAACACAGAAAAAATAGTGGATCATGACGTGATAGCCTTTATAAAAGTGGTAACTGAAGATATGGGAGATGAGGCAAGATACTTTCACAAAGGCTTAACGTCGTCAGATGTTGTCGATACAGCTTTATCGTTAGCTATAAAAAGAGCAGGAGAGATTATTCTTGATGAGCTAACTAAATACATAGCTAATCTCAAAAAACTAGCTGTGGATCACAAGTATACTATTATAGTTGGAAGAACCCATGGGGTACACGCTGAGCCAACATCTTTTGGATTAAAAATTTTAGGATTTGTTGCGGAAGAAGAGAGAAACAAAGAAAGATTAGATAAGGCTATAGATAACATTTCCCAAGGAAAACTCAGCGGGGCGGTTGGAAATTATGCTAACATAGAACCAAAAGTAGAGGAAATCGCTTTGAAAAAACTCAACCTCAGACCTTGTAAAGTATCTACTCAAGTTTTACCAAGGGATCTTCACGCTGAATTTTTCAGTGTTTTAGCTATGATAGGAAGCAGTATAGAAAGACTTGCTATAGAAATCAGGCACCTTCAAAAAACAGAGGTCCTGGAAATAGAAGAACCTTTTAAAAAAGGGCAACGGGGTTCTTCAGCAATGCCCCATAAGAAAAACCCCATATTGTGTGAAAGGTTGACGGGGATGTCAAGAATGCTAAGATCTTACTTATCTTCTGCTTATGAAAATATCTCCTTATGGCACGAAAGAGATATTTCTCATTCGTCTGTAGAAAGAGTGTTTATACCGGATGCAACAATGCTTACTTACTACATGTTGAATAAAGCAAATTACTTAGTTGAAAACTTAGTTGTTCACAAAGATAGAATGAAAGAAAACATAGAAAAATCGTATAATTTAATTTATTCTCAACGGGTGTTGCTAAAGTTAGTTGAATTAGGGGTAAGTAGAGAGGAAGCTTATAAAATAGTTCAAGAAAACGCTATGAAAGCTTGGAATGAAAGGCGTGATTTTAAAGCAATTTTATTGGAAGATAACAGAGTAAACACAAAATTTTCTGAGAAAGAAGCCTTTGAAGATATATTTTCGCCTGATTATTATCTAAAAAATATAAACAAAATTTACGAAAGGTTTGAACTTTAGGGGTGGGGAGCAGGGCGAAGGGGCGCTATTAATCAAGTTTTTAGAATTTCTAAAGGTGGTAAAAGTGCAAATAAAGGAGGCATGAATCATGAAACTTACTTTAAGTGATTTTGAAATTAAAATCCCAGATATCAACATCGATAACACTTCAGAAATAAAAATTGGTTCTTATCAAGATTACACCATACAAACGGATGCATGTGAAATCCTACAATTTGCCTTGGAAAGCAGTAACGATTCAAACAACGTTTTCATTGTTGGTCCAAACCGTAGTGGTAGAAGAGGTATGACTCGAAAGATCATCGAAAGAATTTCATTAACTCAAAAAGCTCCTCAAGATCTTCTGTATGTTTTTAATTTCAAAGAAGAAAAGAAACCCAAGCTGTTGAAACTACCCGCAGGAGAGGCCAAAAATTTCAAATCTGAATTGCAATCTATTATTAATTCGTCTGTACAAGTTTTAAATAAAACTATGCAGACGGAAGAATTCCAACAAAGATTAAGTTCATTAGAAAAAGAATACAACGAGCAGAGGGAAAAATTGTGGTCCGATCTAAGAAAACAGGCTCAATCTCTTGGTTTTATACTTGAGGCTTCTGAAAAAGGTATAGTCAGCGTTCCAGTGTATGACGGCAAAAAAATAAGCAGCTCAGAGTTTGAAAATCTTCCAGAAGAGATAAAGGAGTATTTTAGAAAAAATTCAGAGAAGTTGCGAGAATTAATTGAAAAAACTATGGTAAAGATCACGGAGATGGATAAAGAATACTGGGAGGAAGTTAAAAACTTACGACGCTATTGGGCTGCATTTAGCTTAGCTAAGCTTTTTGAACCCCTTGAAAAGAAATATCTCAAATATTCAGATGTTTTTGAATACCTTCAAAACTTAAAAGAAGACATAGCTTCTCATTTATCCCAATTAACTTCTGAAAATCAAAACCTAATAACTTATCTTAAAGAAAAAAGATACAATGTCAACATTGTAGTAGATAATTCTTATCTACAAGGTGCTCCTGTGATAGAAGAAGATAACCCCACTTTTTCAAATTTGGTTGGTAGAATAGAGTATTATTCCCAAATGGGACTTCTCCAAACTGATTTTACAATGATAAAATCGGGGGCTTTCCACAGGGCAAATGGTGGTTATTTAATCATGGAAGCGGAAAAAGTTTTAAGAAAACCTTACGCTTGGGAGGTAATTAAAAGGGTTTTATCTGAAAAAGAAGTAAAAATTGAAAATATTCAAACTGCTGAAGGCTATTCGAACGTTGAAAGTTTGGAACCAGAACCTTTATCTTTAACCGTTAAAGTAGTACTCATTGGAGAAGAATGGGTGTACGATTTATTAAGAGTTTACGATAGCGAATTCGAAAAACTTTTTCCTATAAAATCACAATTTGACTATGAGGCAGAGTTAAGTAACGAGAATTTAAATAAATTTTTAGCTTTCTTAAGCAACACAGTGGAAGAAAACGATATCTCACATTTTACAAAAGATGCGATTGAAGAGATAATCAAGTACAGTTGTAGGATGAATGGAAATAACAAAAGGTTCTCTTTAAAATTGGGGGAAATTAAGAATCTACTAATAGACTCTTGCAACATTTCTAGAAAAAATGGAACAAGCCCATATATAACCTCCAAAGATATAAAAGATACTATAAAGTTTAGAGAAAAGATGTTTTCATTTCATAAGAAAAAATTATTTAATGCAATTAAAGAACAAAAGATTGACATAAGAACTGAAGGCTCTGAAATTGGGCAAATAAATGGATTGACTGTTTTGGATACAGGAGATTTCACCTTTGGCCATCCAGTCAAAATAACAGCAAAAAGTTACAGATCCTCTTCTGAAAAAATCATAAATATACACAGGGATATTGACTTAAGCGGAAAAATATACAAAAAATCTTCATTGATAATAGAAAACTATTTCAAACATAAATTTTCTTCTTTTATAGAAACAGGCTTCGGCGTTTCTTTAAATTTTGAACAAGTTTACTCTATCATTGAAGGAGACAGCGCTACAATAGCAGAAACTCTGGCTTTAATGTCTTCTATAGCTAACATTCCATTGAAACAAAATATTGCCATCACCGGATCTATGAATCAAAGTGGAGAGGTTTTACCAGTTGGAGGAATAATCGAAAAAATAGAAGGATTTTACGACGCTTGTAAAAATCTCAATTTTACAGGAGACCAAGGGGTAATTATTCCAAGTAAGAATATCGATAATATTGTATTAAAAGACGAAATAAACGAAGATATACAAAATGGAAAGTTCCATATTTGGGCTATTGATAATATAGACGAAGCGATCGAACTAATGACAGATTACAAAGCAGGGACACCAAATGA
This window contains:
- the purB gene encoding adenylosuccinate lyase, whose translation is MIERYSLSPIKDIWTLDDQYERWLEVEVAVTEAFEELNLAPKGTSQNIQQKAKLDVQKILNTEKIVDHDVIAFIKVVTEDMGDEARYFHKGLTSSDVVDTALSLAIKRAGEIILDELTKYIANLKKLAVDHKYTIIVGRTHGVHAEPTSFGLKILGFVAEEERNKERLDKAIDNISQGKLSGAVGNYANIEPKVEEIALKKLNLRPCKVSTQVLPRDLHAEFFSVLAMIGSSIERLAIEIRHLQKTEVLEIEEPFKKGQRGSSAMPHKKNPILCERLTGMSRMLRSYLSSAYENISLWHERDISHSSVERVFIPDATMLTYYMLNKANYLVENLVVHKDRMKENIEKSYNLIYSQRVLLKLVELGVSREEAYKIVQENAMKAWNERRDFKAILLEDNRVNTKFSEKEAFEDIFSPDYYLKNINKIYERFEL
- a CDS encoding Lon protease family protein, which encodes MKLTLSDFEIKIPDINIDNTSEIKIGSYQDYTIQTDACEILQFALESSNDSNNVFIVGPNRSGRRGMTRKIIERISLTQKAPQDLLYVFNFKEEKKPKLLKLPAGEAKNFKSELQSIINSSVQVLNKTMQTEEFQQRLSSLEKEYNEQREKLWSDLRKQAQSLGFILEASEKGIVSVPVYDGKKISSSEFENLPEEIKEYFRKNSEKLRELIEKTMVKITEMDKEYWEEVKNLRRYWAAFSLAKLFEPLEKKYLKYSDVFEYLQNLKEDIASHLSQLTSENQNLITYLKEKRYNVNIVVDNSYLQGAPVIEEDNPTFSNLVGRIEYYSQMGLLQTDFTMIKSGAFHRANGGYLIMEAEKVLRKPYAWEVIKRVLSEKEVKIENIQTAEGYSNVESLEPEPLSLTVKVVLIGEEWVYDLLRVYDSEFEKLFPIKSQFDYEAELSNENLNKFLAFLSNTVEENDISHFTKDAIEEIIKYSCRMNGNNKRFSLKLGEIKNLLIDSCNISRKNGTSPYITSKDIKDTIKFREKMFSFHKKKLFNAIKEQKIDIRTEGSEIGQINGLTVLDTGDFTFGHPVKITAKSYRSSSEKIINIHRDIDLSGKIYKKSSLIIENYFKHKFSSFIETGFGVSLNFEQVYSIIEGDSATIAETLALMSSIANIPLKQNIAITGSMNQSGEVLPVGGIIEKIEGFYDACKNLNFTGDQGVIIPSKNIDNIVLKDEINEDIQNGKFHIWAIDNIDEAIELMTDYKAGTPNENGEYEEGTFYYYVSENLKKLSKEEKKEKDEKENK
- the proC gene encoding pyrroline-5-carboxylate reductase, which translates into the protein MDEKLCVIGLGKMGSTLVKGLIQTKTLKREQIIGTDVFEYDSERNSNYCDIKTMSDNAKAVKESDIVLLAVKPQVIDKVLEEISPSCEDKIVISIAAGVSLRHLDKALPVSSKIIRAMPNTPILVGEGVIAISKKKNVDENDLRTVKKILESVGKVYLVEEDMMDAITALSGSGPAYVYIMIEALSDGGVLMGLPRELSTEFAARTLLGAARMVLETQKHPGELKDMVTSPGGTSIKGIEVLESHGLRGILMDAVKEATIRSKELNSQRGVDID